One stretch of Prunus persica cultivar Lovell chromosome G1, Prunus_persica_NCBIv2, whole genome shotgun sequence DNA includes these proteins:
- the LOC18790582 gene encoding non-functional NADPH-dependent codeinone reductase 2, with translation MANAASSAHIPEVVLGSSVGPKSMPVLAFGTAADNIQPNLLKTAVLEAIKLGYRHFDTAAIYGSEQTLGEAIKEALKLGLVASRDQLFITSKLWSNDAHPHLVIPALKKSLENLQLEYLDLYLIHLPISAKPGKLMVGELVSAPVDLMPLDFKGVWAAMEESQKLGLTKSIGVSNFSSKKTETILSFATIPPSVNQVEMSPFWQQKKLRDFCKANGIVVTAFSPLGAMGTGWGTNHVLESKVLQDIAEARGKTIAQVCIRWLYQVGATLAVKSYNKERLKQNLQVFDWELSEDDLNKINQIPQHKMMLKEELVSADGSSSPYKSVEELWDGEI, from the exons ATGGCAAATGCTGCTTCTTCAGCCCATATCCCAGAGGTGGTGCTTGGCTCCTCCGTTGGCCCCAAGAGCATGCCTGTGCTTGCCTTTGGCACAGCAGCTGACAACATACAGCCTAATCTGTTGAAAACAGCAGTTCTTGAGGCCATCAAGCTTGGCTACAGGCACTTTGATACAGCTGCCATTTATGGCTCAGAGCAGACTCTGGGTGAAGCTATAAAAGAAGCACTTAAGCTTGGCCTTGTTGCTTCCAGAGACCAACTCTTCATCACTTCAAAGTTATGGAGCAATGATGCTCACCCTCATCTTGTCATTCCTGCTCTCAAGAAATCACTTGA AAATCTTCAATTGGAGTATCTTGACCTGTATCTCATCCACTTGCCCATCAGTGCCAAGCCAGGAAAATTGATGGTTGGAGAATTGGTGTCCGCACCAGTTGACCTTATGCCCCTGGACTTCAAGGGTGTGTGGGCAGCCATGGAAGAATCTCAGAAACTTGGCCTCACCAAATCAATTGGAGTCAGCAATTTCTCCAGCAAAAAGACTGAAACTATACTCTCTTTTGCTACCATTCCTCCTTCAGTTAATCAA GTGGAGATGAGCCCATTCTGGCAACAGAAGAAGCTAAGAGACTTCTGCAAGGCCAATGGTATAGTTGTGACTGCGTTCTCTCCTTTGGGTGCCATGGGAACCGGCTGGGGTACCAATCATGTTTTGGAAAGCAAAGTGCTTCAGGATATAGCAGAGGCTCGAGGAAAAACAATTGCTCAG GTTTGCATTAGATGGCTGTACCAGGTAGGGGCAACTCTTGCTGTTAAGAGCTACAACAAGGAGAGGTTGAAGCAGAATCTGCAGGTGTTTGACTGGGAGCTATCAGAGGATGACCTTAACAAGATCAATCAAATCCCACAGCACAAAATGATGTTGAAAGAAGAACTGGTTTCGGCTGATGGATCATCATCACCGTACAAATCCGTTGAAGAATTATGGGATGGAGAGATTTAG
- the LOC109946649 gene encoding zinc finger BED domain-containing protein DAYSLEEPER-like → MSDDNEETQVPETQIEEDNNPTTNENDSNPAVTENNDTEATISTQAAMNKRKGRSPAWEHFEKKEIRGQIKAVCIHCKNILGASSKNGTRHLLDHVKSCLYKRQRTIDQSMLNPTKLSDGSVKLGTYNFDHDHARKALANMIILHEYPLSMVDHIGFKMYSNALQPLFKVCSRNTIKKDIFKVFEVEREKTMKLLDTNRSRIAITTDMWTSNNQKRGFMTITSHFIDDAWNLQSRLIR, encoded by the coding sequence atGAGTGACGACAATGAAGAGACTCAAGTTCCTGAAACCCAAATTGAGGAGGATAACAACCCTacaacaaatgaaaatgatagcAATCCTGCAGTAACTGAAAATAACGACACAGAAGCCACAATTTCAACTCAAGCTGCTATGAATAAAAGGAAAGGTAGATCTCCTGCTTGGgaacattttgaaaagaaagaaattcgAGGTCAAATAAAAGCTGTGTGCATTCATTGTAAGAATATCTTAGGCGCAAGTAGCAAGAATGGGACTAGACATTTACTTGATCATGTAAAGTCTTGTCTTTATAAAAGACAAAGAACCATAGATCAATCAATGTTGAATCCTACAAAGTTGAGTGATGGGAGTGTCAAACTTGGCACTTATAATTTTGACCACGACCATGCCAGGAAGGCACTTGCAAATATGATTATTCTTCATGAGTATCCATTATCCATGGTTGATCATATTGGATTCAAGATGTATTCCAATGCTTTGCAACCATTATTTAAGGTGTGTTCTCGAAACACAATCAAGAAGGACATATTTAAGGTTTTTGAAGTTGAGAGGGAGAAAACAATGAAGTTGTTGGACACCAACAGAAGTAGAATTGCCATTACAACGGATATGTGGACATCGAATAATCAAAAGAGAGGATTCATGACTATCACATCACATTTCATTGATGATGCATGGAATTTACAAAGCCGACTAATAAGGTAA